A genome region from Sparus aurata unplaced genomic scaffold, fSpaAur1.1, whole genome shotgun sequence includes the following:
- the LOC115578007 gene encoding cytochrome c oxidase assembly factor 3 homolog, mitochondrial-like — MAETGAGGSGKPLPTAAEKQLLRRRRQELDYWKNNSARLGRRNLLTGLAIGAFVVGMFSYTILSVKQERIMEELDDEAKIHIMRGPRTGANS; from the exons ATGGCGgagacaggagcaggaggatcTGGCAAACCGCTGCCGACAGCGGCAGAGAAGCAGCTGCTCCGCCGCCGCCGACAGGAGCTCGACTACTGGAAGAACAACTCAGCGCGGCTCGGCCGCCGGAACCTGCTGACGGGCCTGGCCATCGGAGCGTTCGTGGTGGGCATGT TCAGCTACACCATCCTGTCTGTCAAACAGGAGAGAATCATGGAGGAGCTGGATGATGAAGCCAAGATCCACATCATGAGAGGGCCACGGACCGGAGCCAACTCCTGA